A stretch of Flavobacterium sp. N1994 DNA encodes these proteins:
- a CDS encoding SUF system Fe-S cluster assembly protein, translated as MEEFKDDINLGENVVKTLKGIYDPEIPVDIYELGLIYDVMINEDNEVKVLMTLTSPNCPVAETLPREVEEKITKIDTVKSCEVEITFDPPWSKDLMSEEAKLELGML; from the coding sequence ATGGAAGAATTTAAAGACGATATCAACTTAGGAGAGAATGTGGTGAAAACCTTAAAAGGTATTTACGACCCAGAGATTCCTGTAGATATTTATGAATTAGGATTAATCTACGATGTGATGATTAACGAAGACAACGAAGTAAAGGTCTTAATGACCTTGACGTCTCCAAACTGTCCTGTAGCAGAAACATTACCTCGCGAAGTAGAAGAAAAAATAACAAAAATAGACACCGTTAAATCCTGTGAAGTTGAAATCACTTTTGATCCGCCATGGAGTAAAGATTTGATGAGTGAAGAAGCCAAGTTAGAACTCGGAATGTTATAA
- a CDS encoding YicC/YloC family endoribonuclease: protein MILSMTGFGKATLQLPTKKITVEIKSLNSKGLDLNTRMPSVFREMELGLRNQLSQRLERGKIDFSLYVEVTGEETSSKINVPIVKGYIAQMKAVIPNADETELMKMAVRMPDALKTERDEIDENEWKQIQTVIDEALENMVQFRKDEGVSLEKEFLHRIANIMTLMNNAVSYDAERVETVKTRLRTALDELKENVDENRFEQELIFYLEKYDITEEKVRLENHLNYFIETLAGTEANGRKLGFITQEMGREINTMGSKSNHSEMQKLVVMMKDELEKIKEQVLNVL, encoded by the coding sequence ATGATACTATCGATGACTGGTTTTGGGAAAGCCACTTTGCAATTACCCACCAAAAAAATTACTGTAGAAATTAAATCGCTTAACAGCAAAGGATTGGATTTGAACACGCGTATGCCTTCTGTTTTTAGGGAAATGGAATTGGGATTACGCAACCAACTTTCGCAACGTTTAGAACGTGGAAAAATCGATTTTTCGTTATATGTTGAGGTTACTGGCGAAGAAACATCTTCTAAAATAAATGTGCCAATAGTCAAAGGTTATATCGCTCAAATGAAAGCGGTTATTCCGAATGCCGATGAAACCGAATTGATGAAAATGGCGGTTCGTATGCCCGATGCTTTAAAAACTGAGCGCGATGAAATTGACGAAAACGAATGGAAGCAAATCCAAACCGTGATTGATGAAGCTTTAGAGAATATGGTGCAGTTTCGTAAAGACGAAGGAGTTTCTTTGGAGAAAGAATTTTTGCATCGCATTGCCAATATTATGACGTTGATGAATAATGCGGTTTCGTATGATGCCGAAAGAGTGGAGACGGTAAAAACCCGTTTAAGAACTGCGCTTGATGAGTTAAAAGAAAATGTAGATGAGAATCGTTTTGAACAAGAATTGATTTTTTATTTGGAGAAATATGACATCACGGAAGAGAAAGTTCGTTTAGAAAATCACCTAAACTATTTCATAGAAACCTTAGCCGGAACAGAAGCCAACGGAAGAAAATTGGGTTTTATTACTCAGGAAATGGGAAGAGAAATTAATACTATGGGTTCGAAATCGAATCATTCAGAAATGCAGAAATTGGTGGTGATGATGAAGGATGAATTAGAGAAAATAAAAGAGCAGGTTTTAAATGTTTTGTAG
- the nadD gene encoding nicotinate (nicotinamide) nucleotide adenylyltransferase has product MKIGLYFGTFNPIHVGHMIIANHMAEHSDLNQIWMVVTPHNPHKQKSTLLDDYQRLHMVTLATDAFNKIKASDIEFKLPQPNYTVSTLAHLEEKYPKYEFALIMGEDNLNSLHKWKNYEVIIANHDIYVYPRLNSGEIDEQFINHDKIHRVEAPVIELSSTFIRESIKNKKNVMPMLPQKVWEYIDSSAFYRK; this is encoded by the coding sequence ATGAAAATCGGATTGTATTTTGGCACTTTTAATCCCATTCATGTGGGGCATATGATTATTGCTAATCACATGGCAGAGCATTCCGATTTGAATCAGATTTGGATGGTGGTTACACCTCATAATCCGCACAAACAAAAGAGCACTTTATTGGATGATTATCAAAGGTTGCATATGGTCACTTTGGCTACGGATGCCTTTAACAAAATCAAAGCTTCTGATATTGAATTTAAGTTGCCACAGCCTAATTATACGGTGTCTACTTTGGCTCATTTGGAAGAAAAGTATCCTAAATACGAGTTTGCCTTAATCATGGGCGAAGACAATCTGAATTCGTTACACAAATGGAAAAACTACGAAGTGATTATAGCAAACCATGACATTTATGTTTATCCTAGACTTAATTCAGGAGAAATTGATGAGCAGTTTATCAATCACGATAAAATTCATCGTGTTGAAGCGCCAGTCATTGAGCTTTCTTCCACGTTTATTCGCGAAAGCATTAAAAACAAGAAGAATGTGATGCCAATGTTACCTCAAAAAGTTTGGGAATATATAGACAGCAGTGCGTTTTATAGAAAGTAA
- a CDS encoding arsenate reductase family protein, which translates to MVNTIYYLASCDTCRKIIKSLPNSDKLQFHDIRQNPITEQELEELYQLSGSYEALFSKKAQLYKQLDLKNKTLTEVDYKKYLLEHYTFLSRPVFIIDEKIYIGNSQKNIIEVIKALS; encoded by the coding sequence ATGGTCAATACAATATACTATCTAGCCTCTTGCGATACTTGTCGTAAAATTATAAAATCACTTCCCAACTCCGATAAATTGCAATTTCACGACATTCGGCAAAATCCAATTACGGAACAAGAGTTGGAGGAACTGTATCAACTTTCAGGAAGTTATGAAGCTTTATTTAGCAAAAAAGCGCAGTTGTATAAGCAATTGGATTTGAAAAACAAAACGTTGACCGAAGTGGATTATAAGAAGTATTTGTTAGAACATTATACTTTTTTGAGTCGTCCTGTTTTCATTATTGATGAGAAAATCTACATTGGCAACAGCCAAAAAAATATCATTGAAGTTATAAAAGCATTGAGCTAA
- a CDS encoding phenylalanine--tRNA ligase subunit alpha, with product MIDKIKEHIEEAKAFNTKNKEALENFRIKYLGSKGLLKELFTEFKNIPNDQKKDFGQVINTLKMVAEEKVRAIQEELESKEEVKGFYGDLSRPSEPVTIGSRHPISLVKNQIIDIFSTIGFNVSEGPEIEDDWHNFTALNLPEYHPARDMQDTFFIQTNPDVLLRTHTSSVQVRYMENNKPPIRTISPGRVFRNEAVSSRSHCIFHQVEGLYIDKDVSFADLKQTLLYFTKEMFGKSKIRLRPSYFPFTEPSAEVDIYWGLKTETDYRITKGTGWLEIMGCGMVDPNVLKNCGINPEEYNGFAFGMGIERIAMLLYQIGDIRMFYENDVRFLEQFKSSI from the coding sequence ATGATAGACAAGATTAAAGAACACATAGAAGAAGCTAAAGCATTCAACACTAAAAATAAGGAAGCTTTAGAAAATTTCCGTATCAAATATTTAGGCAGTAAAGGCTTGCTAAAAGAGCTTTTTACCGAGTTCAAAAACATTCCTAATGACCAGAAAAAAGACTTCGGGCAAGTAATCAATACTTTGAAAATGGTGGCTGAAGAAAAAGTTAGAGCCATTCAGGAAGAACTCGAGAGCAAAGAAGAAGTAAAAGGCTTTTATGGAGATTTATCTCGTCCGTCAGAACCAGTAACTATTGGTTCTCGTCACCCTATTTCCTTAGTAAAAAATCAAATCATCGATATTTTTTCTACCATCGGATTCAACGTTTCCGAAGGTCCAGAAATAGAAGACGATTGGCATAATTTCACCGCCTTAAACTTGCCAGAATACCATCCGGCAAGAGATATGCAGGATACCTTTTTCATCCAAACCAATCCAGATGTTTTGCTGAGAACTCACACCTCATCCGTCCAGGTTCGTTATATGGAAAACAACAAACCGCCTATAAGAACAATTTCTCCAGGAAGAGTTTTTAGAAACGAGGCCGTTTCCTCGCGCTCTCACTGTATTTTCCATCAAGTGGAAGGGTTGTATATTGATAAAGACGTTTCCTTTGCCGACTTAAAGCAAACCCTTTTATATTTCACTAAAGAAATGTTTGGTAAATCTAAAATTCGCTTGAGACCAAGTTATTTCCCTTTTACAGAGCCAAGTGCTGAAGTAGATATTTACTGGGGTTTAAAAACCGAAACGGATTATCGTATCACCAAAGGTACAGGTTGGTTAGAAATCATGGGTTGCGGAATGGTAGACCCAAACGTTTTGAAAAACTGTGGTATCAATCCTGAAGAATACAACGGTTTTGCCTTCGGTATGGGAATCGAACGTATTGCTATGTTACTTTACCAAATTGGTGACATCAGAATGTTCTATGAAAACGACGTGCGTTTCTTAGAGCAATTCAAATCTAGCATCTAA
- a CDS encoding DUF3078 domain-containing protein has product MKKIILTIVLGFSISSVLAQVNEKELLKKTEETVAKIKEEKPNGWEKKGMFTFLLNQANFNNWLAGGQSSISGNAGVKYDFNYKSDTWTWDNKFFANYGLTKLHDQALQKTDDRIEFNSLLGKKASGEWYYSAFFNFKTQLDSGFDPADNSVKISHFFSPAYFQFGPGMMWKKSDNLKVNIAPATSKLIMVHKHFTDLGPSFGVAQGASSRYEFGAALNAYYKFNLMENVTAENIFNSYTNYLQDAQNVDIDYTLNIVMKVNKYMSTNLSFQTIYDDNAFAGFQTREIIGIGVNYGF; this is encoded by the coding sequence ATGAAAAAAATTATTCTTACGATAGTTTTGGGATTTTCTATTAGTAGTGTTTTGGCTCAGGTAAATGAAAAAGAATTGCTAAAGAAAACCGAAGAAACAGTGGCTAAAATTAAAGAAGAGAAACCCAATGGATGGGAGAAAAAAGGCATGTTTACTTTCTTACTTAATCAAGCCAATTTTAATAACTGGTTAGCTGGAGGTCAAAGCAGTATCTCAGGGAATGCCGGGGTAAAATATGATTTCAATTATAAAAGTGATACTTGGACTTGGGATAACAAATTTTTTGCCAACTATGGTTTGACTAAACTACATGATCAAGCCCTTCAAAAAACGGATGACCGAATAGAATTCAATTCCCTTTTAGGTAAAAAAGCTTCAGGCGAATGGTATTATTCTGCCTTTTTCAACTTTAAAACGCAACTTGATTCAGGTTTTGATCCTGCAGATAATAGCGTTAAAATTTCTCATTTTTTCTCTCCGGCTTATTTCCAGTTTGGACCGGGTATGATGTGGAAGAAAAGTGATAATTTAAAAGTAAACATTGCTCCAGCAACCTCTAAATTGATTATGGTTCACAAACATTTTACAGATTTAGGCCCTTCTTTTGGTGTGGCACAAGGAGCAAGTTCGCGATATGAATTTGGAGCAGCATTAAATGCGTATTACAAATTTAATTTGATGGAAAATGTAACGGCTGAAAACATTTTTAATTCGTATACTAACTATCTACAAGATGCGCAAAATGTTGATATTGATTACACTTTGAATATCGTGATGAAAGTTAATAAATACATGTCGACCAATTTGTCATTTCAAACGATTTACGATGATAATGCTTTCGCTGGATTTCAAACGCGTGAGATTATTGGAATTGGCGTGAATTATGGTTTCTAA
- a CDS encoding DUF2480 family protein, producing the protein MQDEIVNRVANSALQVFDLEDYYPNGIRTQIDISQWLLEGFLLKEKDFREALKNHDWSQYENHFVAIHWSTDAIVPAWATILVTTYVAPFAKKVVLGDLNDLETALYQEILPTIDYSLYHDKAVIIKGCSKKPVPESAYIIAVQKLQPFAKSIMYGEACSAVPLFKKAK; encoded by the coding sequence ATGCAAGACGAAATTGTAAATAGAGTAGCCAATTCTGCCCTACAAGTGTTCGATTTGGAAGACTATTATCCCAATGGTATTAGGACACAAATTGACATTTCACAATGGCTGTTAGAAGGTTTTCTTTTGAAGGAAAAAGACTTTCGAGAGGCTTTGAAAAATCATGATTGGTCACAATATGAAAATCATTTTGTGGCGATTCATTGGTCAACAGATGCCATTGTTCCCGCTTGGGCAACGATTCTAGTTACTACTTATGTTGCTCCTTTTGCTAAAAAAGTGGTTTTAGGAGATTTAAATGATTTAGAAACTGCCTTATATCAGGAAATTTTACCCACTATAGATTACTCACTATACCATGATAAAGCGGTTATAATAAAAGGGTGTTCCAAAAAACCTGTTCCAGAAAGTGCTTATATTATTGCCGTTCAAAAGTTACAACCTTTTGCAAAAAGCATTATGTATGGTGAAGCTTGTTCCGCCGTTCCGCTATTTAAAAAGGCTAAGTAG
- a CDS encoding NAD(P)H-dependent glycerol-3-phosphate dehydrogenase: MNKSPKFAVIGGGSWATAIAKMLCVNLDEIAWYMRNESAIEHIKTHKHNPNYLSSVEFDIKKLKLTSDINEAVAYADYIIFAIPSAFLSSELEKLTVSLKDKVIFSAIKGIVPETFLIVGEHFNKKFDIPFENIGVITGPCHAEEVALERLSYLTIACGDSNKARVMAGVLAGNYIKTKISDDIIGTEYAAMLKNIYAIAAGIAHGLGYGDNFQSVIMSNAIREMKKFIRKVHKMKRNINNSAYLGDLLVTGYSVFSRNRMFGNMIGKGYTVKSAMMEMSMVAEGYYAVKSAYKLNQEYKANTPIIDAVYEILYEGKDAKKVFKKLTEKLD, encoded by the coding sequence ATGAATAAATCTCCAAAATTTGCGGTGATTGGTGGCGGAAGTTGGGCTACAGCCATTGCAAAAATGCTTTGTGTCAATCTAGATGAAATTGCTTGGTATATGCGCAATGAATCAGCGATTGAACACATCAAAACCCACAAACACAATCCTAATTACTTGAGTTCTGTTGAGTTTGATATCAAGAAATTGAAGTTGACCAGCGATATTAATGAAGCAGTAGCTTATGCTGACTATATTATTTTTGCTATTCCATCGGCTTTCTTAAGTTCGGAATTGGAGAAGTTGACAGTGAGTTTAAAAGACAAAGTAATTTTCTCAGCCATCAAAGGAATTGTTCCTGAAACGTTCTTAATTGTTGGAGAACATTTCAATAAAAAATTTGATATTCCTTTTGAAAACATTGGCGTTATTACGGGTCCATGTCATGCGGAAGAAGTAGCATTGGAGCGACTTTCTTATTTAACTATTGCTTGTGGCGATTCTAATAAAGCAAGAGTAATGGCTGGTGTATTGGCGGGGAACTATATCAAAACCAAAATTTCTGACGACATTATTGGAACAGAATATGCAGCGATGCTCAAAAATATTTATGCTATTGCTGCTGGAATTGCACATGGTTTAGGTTATGGAGATAACTTCCAGTCGGTGATTATGAGTAATGCTATTCGCGAGATGAAAAAGTTTATCCGCAAAGTGCATAAGATGAAACGAAACATTAATAATTCTGCTTATTTGGGCGATTTATTAGTAACAGGATATTCTGTTTTTTCACGAAACCGGATGTTCGGGAATATGATTGGGAAAGGCTACACTGTAAAATCAGCCATGATGGAAATGAGTATGGTGGCTGAAGGCTATTATGCTGTAAAAAGTGCCTATAAATTAAATCAAGAATATAAAGCCAATACGCCTATCATTGATGCTGTCTATGAGATTTTGTACGAAGGGAAAGACGCCAAAAAAGTCTTTAAAAAGCTAACAGAAAAATTAGACTAG
- a CDS encoding T9SS type A sorting domain-containing protein codes for MNKITICLLLTLNLLHSQAPNISYVTPNVFTVGQSISALTPTNSGGTIIAQTLVSTFAGSGSVGAADGNGISASFNLPTVVTIDSHGNIFVVDRSNHKIRKITPAGDVTTFAGSGAIGSADGIGNAATFKYPDGAVFDSNDNLFISDQSNHKIRKITPDGTVSTFAGTGVIGATDGPGNTARFYYPAGMAVDANDNIYVADYGNNKIRKITTDGTVSTFAGTGVAGSADGTLLTAQFNGATGVCVDASGNVFVADYYSNKIRKINNLGEVSTVAGTGTAGSNDGMGAAATFYYPAIVAIDSANNLFITDEQNNKIRKITPDGMVSTYAGTGVVGATDGVATVAQFNSSTGIAVDHSNTIFVCDYGNHKIRKIKTYGFSIAPALPTGLTFDTTTGMISGTPSVISPATDYTVTASNLDGEGSYVVNIAVTADLGVSNFTSTDLKIYPNPVTSFLNISTTENITELKIVNLLGQEMLSKTNLTSEAKVEVSELKRGCYLAKITIGNGMKTVRFLKQ; via the coding sequence ATGAATAAAATTACAATTTGTTTATTGCTTACCCTAAATCTTCTGCATTCACAAGCACCAAACATTAGCTATGTAACGCCAAATGTTTTCACTGTTGGACAAAGTATAAGCGCTTTGACTCCAACAAATAGTGGCGGAACTATCATCGCTCAAACTTTAGTTTCCACTTTTGCGGGTTCTGGAAGTGTGGGAGCTGCAGACGGTAATGGAATCTCGGCAAGTTTCAATTTACCAACGGTGGTTACTATTGATAGTCATGGAAATATTTTTGTAGTAGACAGAAGCAATCATAAAATTAGAAAAATAACCCCCGCAGGCGATGTCACTACTTTTGCGGGTTCTGGTGCGATTGGGTCTGCTGATGGAATTGGGAATGCCGCTACCTTCAAATATCCTGATGGTGCCGTTTTTGACTCTAACGACAATCTTTTTATATCCGACCAAAGCAATCATAAAATTAGAAAAATAACTCCCGACGGAACCGTTTCTACTTTTGCAGGAACAGGTGTAATTGGAGCAACTGACGGGCCAGGAAACACCGCTCGCTTTTATTATCCTGCCGGAATGGCTGTAGATGCTAACGATAATATCTATGTTGCCGATTATGGGAATAATAAAATCAGAAAAATTACTACTGATGGAACCGTTTCCACTTTTGCAGGAACTGGTGTGGCAGGTTCGGCTGATGGAACGCTACTAACAGCGCAATTTAATGGTGCAACTGGAGTATGTGTAGATGCATCTGGAAATGTTTTTGTTGCCGATTATTACAGTAATAAAATTAGAAAAATCAACAATCTTGGCGAGGTTTCCACTGTGGCTGGAACTGGAACTGCTGGCTCTAATGACGGAATGGGTGCTGCTGCCACTTTTTATTATCCCGCAATTGTTGCGATTGACAGTGCCAATAATTTATTCATAACCGACGAACAAAACAATAAGATTAGAAAAATTACTCCCGATGGTATGGTCTCAACCTACGCCGGAACTGGGGTCGTTGGAGCTACAGATGGTGTGGCAACGGTAGCGCAATTTAATTCGTCAACCGGAATCGCAGTGGATCATTCCAATACTATTTTTGTTTGTGATTATGGAAATCATAAGATTAGAAAAATCAAAACCTATGGCTTCTCCATTGCTCCTGCTTTACCAACAGGATTAACTTTTGATACTACAACCGGAATGATTAGCGGAACGCCAAGTGTCATCTCTCCTGCAACTGATTATACTGTTACGGCTTCTAATCTTGATGGTGAAGGCTCTTATGTTGTAAATATTGCTGTGACTGCTGATCTTGGTGTGTCAAATTTTACTAGTACAGATTTAAAAATTTATCCAAATCCAGTAACATCATTTTTGAATATCAGTACTACCGAAAACATAACTGAACTTAAAATAGTAAATCTTCTTGGACAAGAAATGCTTTCAAAAACCAACTTAACCTCAGAAGCTAAAGTAGAGGTTTCGGAATTAAAGAGAGGTTGTTATTTGGCTAAAATAACTATCGGAAATGGCATGAAAACGGTTCGCTTTTTGAAGCAATAA
- a CDS encoding DMT family transporter gives MSKRTWALLATMMVSLIYGVSFTIAKDVMPTYVKPFGFILLRVFGATILFWLVSFLGPKEKIQLQDFPRIIAAAFFGVALNMLTFFKGLSFTSPISAAVIMVTAPIIVMILSAILIRERIKTRKIIGILLGLFGTGFLILYGKSVGNATNASLGNLLVFINAVSYGFYLIIVKKLMDKYNAFTFVPWIYTFGLLMVLPFSWSEYQAIHWETIPTMILWEIGFVVVFTTFLTYLFNLVSMRELNPTTVAVFIYLQPLFATVFAMSLGKDHLTWVKVASAVLIFVGVFLVTKKVKSD, from the coding sequence ATGTCAAAAAGAACTTGGGCACTCCTTGCCACCATGATGGTTTCGTTAATCTATGGTGTTTCGTTTACGATTGCTAAAGATGTGATGCCTACTTATGTGAAGCCTTTTGGGTTTATATTACTCCGAGTTTTTGGTGCTACGATTTTGTTTTGGTTGGTTTCCTTTTTGGGACCCAAAGAAAAGATTCAACTACAGGATTTTCCACGTATTATTGCGGCTGCTTTCTTTGGCGTGGCTTTGAATATGCTAACTTTTTTTAAAGGATTGAGTTTCACTTCTCCTATTTCGGCAGCGGTGATTATGGTGACGGCTCCTATTATTGTCATGATTTTATCGGCGATACTCATTAGAGAAAGAATAAAAACACGCAAGATTATTGGAATATTGCTGGGACTTTTCGGTACTGGTTTTTTAATTCTTTATGGTAAATCCGTGGGGAATGCTACTAATGCTTCTTTGGGCAATTTGTTGGTGTTTATTAATGCGGTTTCGTATGGTTTTTATTTGATTATTGTCAAAAAGTTGATGGATAAATACAATGCCTTTACTTTTGTGCCTTGGATTTACACTTTTGGGTTGTTGATGGTGTTGCCTTTTAGTTGGAGCGAATATCAGGCCATTCATTGGGAAACCATTCCAACGATGATACTATGGGAAATAGGTTTTGTAGTAGTGTTTACTACGTTTTTGACCTATCTGTTTAATTTAGTTTCGATGCGCGAATTGAATCCCACGACGGTAGCTGTTTTTATCTATCTGCAACCGCTTTTTGCCACTGTTTTTGCTATGAGTTTAGGGAAAGATCATTTGACATGGGTAAAAGTAGCTTCGGCTGTTTTGATATTTGTTGGGGTATTTCTCGTTACCAAAAAAGTGAAGAGTGACTAG
- a CDS encoding cystathionine gamma-synthase, with protein sequence MKFNTKVIHGNQHHEEVTGAVMPPVFQTSTYAQVSPGKPVGDYEYSRAANPTRQALEDALASIENGSRGLAFSSGLAATDCLLRMFKAGDEIIAMDDLYGGTYRMFTRIYKDSGIKFHFVDMNDIAKFQSLINENTKLVWVETPTNPLMKLADIAEIAKITKKHNILFAVDNTFATPYLQKPLDLGADIVMHSATKYLGGHSDVIAGALIIKDKELGDELHFKQFATGGTLGPMDSFLVLRGIKTLHLRVQRHCENGEKVAAFLANHAKIAKVYYPGLPSHPFHDIAKKQMNGFGGMVSFTFKSGKKEDAIAFLENLKVFTLAESLGGVESLANHPALMTHASIPEEKRKEIGITDDLVRLSVGVEDIDDLLADLEQAFR encoded by the coding sequence ATGAAATTCAATACCAAAGTCATACATGGTAATCAACACCATGAAGAAGTTACGGGAGCCGTAATGCCCCCAGTGTTTCAAACCTCAACCTATGCTCAAGTTTCTCCAGGAAAACCAGTTGGAGATTATGAATATTCTAGAGCTGCCAATCCAACCCGTCAAGCCTTAGAAGATGCTTTAGCCTCCATAGAAAATGGGTCACGCGGATTAGCATTCTCTTCAGGATTAGCCGCCACCGATTGTTTACTTCGTATGTTCAAAGCTGGAGACGAAATCATAGCCATGGACGATTTGTATGGGGGAACGTACCGAATGTTCACTCGTATTTACAAAGATAGTGGTATCAAATTCCACTTTGTAGACATGAATGATATCGCTAAATTTCAATCATTAATCAATGAAAATACCAAGTTGGTTTGGGTAGAAACGCCAACTAATCCCTTAATGAAATTAGCTGATATTGCCGAAATAGCTAAAATCACCAAAAAACACAACATCCTCTTTGCTGTCGATAACACCTTTGCTACACCTTACCTGCAAAAACCTCTAGATTTAGGAGCAGATATCGTAATGCACTCAGCTACCAAGTATCTAGGAGGTCACTCTGACGTAATCGCTGGAGCATTGATCATAAAAGACAAAGAACTTGGCGATGAACTACATTTCAAGCAATTTGCCACAGGAGGAACCTTAGGCCCAATGGACAGTTTCTTAGTATTAAGAGGGATCAAAACCTTGCATTTAAGAGTCCAACGTCACTGTGAGAACGGTGAAAAAGTAGCTGCCTTTTTAGCGAATCATGCTAAAATTGCTAAAGTATATTATCCTGGATTACCAAGTCATCCGTTTCATGATATTGCCAAAAAACAAATGAATGGTTTTGGTGGTATGGTTTCTTTCACTTTCAAATCAGGAAAAAAAGAAGACGCCATTGCCTTCCTAGAAAATTTAAAAGTATTCACCTTAGCAGAATCATTGGGTGGTGTTGAATCACTAGCGAATCATCCTGCCTTAATGACACACGCTTCCATCCCAGAGGAAAAAAGAAAAGAAATTGGCATCACCGATGACTTAGTTAGATTAAGTGTAGGCGTAGAAGATATAGATGATTTATTAGCCGATTTAGAACAAGCCTTTAGATAA
- a CDS encoding DinB family protein, which translates to MDTTFNINQTSRTVISKIVENHTLEQLNTIPEGFSNNLIWNIAHVIVVQQMLVYNLSGLPIMVSDDMVAKYKRGTKPEHSVTQEEVDEIKTLLFATLEQTKKDFANNIFKNFTEFTTLSGYTMKTAMDAMEFNNYHEALHTGIMMQIRKFI; encoded by the coding sequence ATGGATACAACTTTCAACATCAATCAAACCAGCAGAACCGTCATTTCAAAAATTGTAGAAAACCATACTTTAGAACAACTCAACACCATTCCAGAAGGCTTTAGCAACAATCTTATTTGGAACATCGCTCACGTTATCGTGGTGCAGCAAATGTTAGTCTACAACTTATCGGGCTTACCCATAATGGTTTCAGACGATATGGTAGCCAAATACAAACGCGGTACCAAACCAGAACACAGCGTTACCCAAGAAGAAGTAGATGAAATCAAAACCTTGCTATTTGCTACACTAGAACAAACCAAAAAAGATTTCGCTAATAACATCTTCAAAAACTTCACCGAGTTCACCACCCTATCTGGCTACACCATGAAAACCGCAATGGATGCCATGGAATTCAACAACTACCACGAAGCCCTACACACCGGCATCATGATGCAAATCCGAAAGTTTATTTAA
- the gmk gene encoding guanylate kinase, which produces MNKGKLLVFSAPSGSGKTTIVRHLLAQPELNLEFSISAATREPRGEEVHGKDYYFISIEEFKKHIKAEDFIEWEEVYRDNFYGTLKSEVERIWAKGKNVIFDIDVAGGLRIKSKFPLETLAVFVKPPSVDELKRRLKERSTESDDKINMRIAKAHVELATAPQFDIIIKNYDLDVAKAEAYELVKEFVKK; this is translated from the coding sequence ATGAACAAAGGAAAATTATTAGTATTCTCAGCGCCGTCCGGCTCGGGAAAAACCACGATAGTACGGCATTTATTAGCACAACCAGAACTGAATTTAGAGTTTTCTATTTCGGCGGCTACGCGTGAACCTCGTGGAGAAGAAGTTCATGGGAAGGATTACTATTTTATCTCTATAGAAGAATTCAAAAAGCATATTAAAGCAGAGGATTTTATTGAATGGGAGGAAGTGTATCGCGATAACTTTTATGGCACTTTAAAGAGTGAAGTAGAGCGTATTTGGGCAAAAGGGAAGAACGTGATTTTTGATATTGATGTTGCGGGAGGTTTGCGTATAAAGTCTAAATTTCCTTTAGAGACTTTAGCGGTTTTTGTTAAGCCACCTAGCGTTGACGAACTGAAAAGACGTTTGAAAGAACGTTCCACCGAAAGTGATGATAAAATTAATATGCGTATTGCAAAAGCCCATGTTGAATTGGCTACAGCTCCTCAATTTGATATTATAATTAAGAATTATGATTTAGATGTGGCGAAGGCAGAGGCTTATGAGTTGGTGAAAGAGTTTGTTAAGAAATAG